The genome window AAGCAAAGCGACCTAAATTTTACCCGCGTTGCAGGTTTAAGCGGCAGCGCGTATACCTGTGACGGATTAACTGCCTCTACAACTTATGAGTTTTATGTCGTGGCTTATGATAATAGTTCTAATTACAGCCCCAGTTCGTCAGTCGTTTCTGAAACAACAGACGCCCCGCCAGCCATGCCGATAGTGTACAGCAATGGGGACGGCAATCTTTATCTTATTAGTGAAGACGGCGCCTACGGGCAAACTCTTTATGCCGGTGGTAATGCCAAAGCCCCTGTGTGGAGTGCGGATAAATCTAAAATATATTTTATTGGGAATGATGGTTACGTTTATGTTTTGACAGCGGACTCTCCGTCTTCATCGCAAAAAACCAATACTCAAGCCGCGCAAATCTTTGATGTTACAAGCGGTAAAGTTCTCTATAGACATGGCGACACAACCTATATTGCCGATATAAACGGCGATAATTTCACAAATTCAGCGGCTTTTATTCCAGCCGGAGTAAATGGTTATCCGGTTGGCTCGGCTTGTTTCTCGCCGGACGGTACAAGGGTGGCTTTTAACACACAAAAAGATACAGTAAATCTAAGTTTAGAATCTTTTCAGTCGCGGGCTATTGATGAAAATGGATATATTGGCGATGTATATATTGCTAATGTAGATGGTTCATCACCGATACTATTGCTTGACTCATACGACGCATATCCTCCTTACGGTCAAATAGTAAACTATAATGCTGTAGTAAAAGATTGGGTTGGTAATAAAATATTATTTACCAGCTACTATGGTCAAACATCCTCAAGAGTTTTCACGGTTCAAGAGAATGGCACAAATGCGGAGCGAAAACTTGACGGCACCAAGCACTGGGCTAGAAAATTCTTATCGTCTGACGGCGCAAAAATATTGTTCCTAGATTTTGGGG of Candidatus Margulisiibacteriota bacterium contains these proteins:
- a CDS encoding fibronectin type III domain-containing protein — encoded protein: MAENPAGEVSYLWSISGNGTLTNVASANAFYTAPAAACTVTISVVFTDDNQTVTKDVAVIVHSVLDIVPPDAPAGLAVTSRTFAKIVLDWADSPETDLAGYDLYWKKQSDLNFTRVAGLSGSAYTCDGLTASTTYEFYVVAYDNSSNYSPSSSVVSETTDAPPAMPIVYSNGDGNLYLISEDGAYGQTLYAGGNAKAPVWSADKSKIYFIGNDGYVYVLTADSPSSSQKTNTQAAQIFDVTSGKVLYRHGDTTYIADINGDNFTNSAAFIPAGVNGYPVGSACFSPDGTRVAFNTQKDTVNLSLESFQSRAIDENGYIGDVYIANVDGSSPILLLDSYDAYPPYGQIVNYNAVVKDWVGNKILFTSYYGQTSSRVFTVQENGTNAERKLDGTKHWARKFLSSDGAKILFLDFGGIRIYNAGSTTIAVYTQDYATVLAD